In Granulicatella elegans, one genomic interval encodes:
- the pepV gene encoding dipeptidase PepV — translation MTIDWKKEVESRKEDLLKDLFDLLRIDSVRDDSKASEDEPVGPGPKKALEAFLAIGERDGFTTKMVGNLAGHIEFAPNPDYKETLGVLGHVDVVPVGTGWETDPFEPQIINDRIYARGSSDDKGPSMAAYYALKIIKELGLPVSKRVRFIIGTDEESGWKCMDRYFQTEEMPDFGFSPDAEFPIINGEKGILSLHFELAAGESSGQFQLKNFHSGLRENMVPQDAHAEVVVPNSSEFVAAFDAYIAENPVEGTAKVQEEVVVLDVVGKSAHGSTPHAGINAATYLAVFLNQYDFAGQAKNFLSFAADVLHLDTDGAKLNVAFEDSVMGPLTANAGILTFTPEVGGKLVVNFRYPRGIDAQTLQAKADEVSSNYGLTVSAGKSQVPHYVSPEDPLVATLLEVYAKQTGLPAHEQSIGGGTYGRIFERGVAYGALFPDSIDTMHQANEFFALDDLFRSTAIYAEAIYELIK, via the coding sequence ATGACAATTGATTGGAAAAAAGAAGTTGAAAGTCGTAAAGAAGACTTATTAAAAGATTTATTTGACTTATTACGTATTGATAGTGTACGTGATGATTCAAAAGCAAGTGAGGATGAACCGGTAGGTCCTGGTCCTAAAAAAGCTTTAGAAGCCTTTTTAGCCATTGGGGAACGTGATGGATTTACAACAAAAATGGTTGGAAATTTAGCAGGTCATATTGAATTTGCTCCAAATCCTGATTATAAAGAAACATTAGGTGTTTTAGGACATGTAGACGTTGTTCCTGTTGGAACAGGTTGGGAAACAGATCCTTTTGAACCACAAATTATCAATGACCGTATTTATGCTCGTGGTTCAAGTGATGATAAAGGGCCAAGTATGGCAGCTTATTATGCATTAAAAATCATAAAAGAATTAGGCTTACCAGTTTCAAAACGTGTTCGTTTCATTATTGGTACAGATGAAGAATCTGGTTGGAAATGTATGGATCGTTACTTCCAAACAGAAGAAATGCCAGATTTTGGTTTTTCACCAGATGCTGAATTCCCAATTATTAACGGAGAAAAAGGAATTTTATCGCTACATTTTGAGTTAGCTGCAGGAGAAAGTAGTGGACAATTCCAATTGAAAAACTTCCATTCTGGCTTAAGAGAAAATATGGTACCTCAAGATGCTCATGCAGAAGTAGTCGTTCCAAATTCTTCAGAGTTTGTAGCAGCGTTTGACGCTTATATTGCTGAAAATCCAGTAGAAGGAACAGCTAAAGTTCAAGAAGAGGTAGTGGTATTAGATGTAGTTGGTAAATCGGCTCATGGTTCAACACCTCATGCAGGAATTAATGCAGCAACTTATTTAGCAGTATTCTTAAATCAATATGATTTTGCAGGGCAAGCGAAAAATTTCTTATCATTTGCTGCAGATGTCCTTCACTTAGATACAGATGGTGCAAAATTAAATGTAGCATTTGAAGATTCAGTAATGGGACCATTAACTGCCAATGCAGGTATTTTAACATTCACTCCTGAAGTAGGAGGAAAATTAGTAGTTAACTTCCGTTACCCACGTGGGATTGATGCACAAACATTACAAGCAAAAGCAGATGAAGTATCTTCTAATTATGGATTAACGGTTTCTGCTGGTAAATCTCAAGTGCCTCACTATGTTTCACCAGAAGATCCATTGGTAGCAACATTATTAGAGGTATATGCAAAACAAACAGGACTTCCAGCGCATGAACAATCCATCGGTGGAGGAACTTATGGACGTATTTTTGAACGTGGAGTAGCGTATGGAGCTTTATTCCCAGATTCAATTGATACAATGCACCAAGCAAATGAATTCTTTGCATTAGATGATTTATTCCGTTCAACAGCAATTTATGCTGAAGCAATTTATGAATTAATCAAATAA
- a CDS encoding septation ring formation regulator EzrA, translating to MGFLYFLLIIVVLGAIGYGVAHYLSQKQSKVIEELGVKKQKLMTVPIADILFTLKSLNLTGQTKRTYETWQATWQTITRFRFPEIEASLVSAEQYTQRLNFVKGAQISNQASQLIEETKAEVDKIYTALQKLLDSDKKNREELEVLQERYASMRKDLLAHSFSFGEALESLEKRLSYLELDFTKFNTLTNECDHLEAKEVLGRIETEMQDFEQIVEEVPKYLKEIEEEYEDQVADLKEGYQKMVEEHYQFPKISIPTEIQKIEEIIAVAREHIKATELGEARQQLDKVAREIDQLYLVMETEYEAKVFVKRNRAQVERKLNQVLQSNRYVNVEVDRVSQNFVLANNEFNRVQDFAKQLEKEQEAVAYYSKALQNQQVPYSIVKEHYEIVLNTLKEIDENQLALVNTLTDLSQQEKSIRDGLDVFELDLRNMKRTIEKYHLPGLPKEYLELFFATSSRIEQLSQLMNRVKLDMIEITGLNQTIEDDVEKLDIMTEEIVDNAQLTEYMIQQANRYRLEHPEMDIAIQQALEQFNHFYRYAESLEIIEKALNQVDPGSAQRVRDNYQSEKNNNLFF from the coding sequence ATGGGATTTTTATATTTCTTACTTATAATCGTGGTGTTAGGGGCCATTGGTTATGGAGTAGCACATTACTTAAGTCAAAAACAAAGTAAAGTTATCGAAGAATTAGGAGTAAAAAAACAAAAATTAATGACCGTTCCAATTGCAGATATTTTATTTACGTTAAAAAGTCTGAATTTAACAGGTCAAACAAAACGTACGTATGAAACTTGGCAAGCAACTTGGCAAACAATCACTCGTTTCCGTTTCCCAGAAATTGAAGCTTCATTAGTGAGTGCAGAACAATATACACAACGTTTAAATTTTGTAAAAGGCGCTCAAATTTCTAATCAGGCTAGTCAATTAATTGAGGAAACAAAAGCAGAAGTCGATAAAATTTACACAGCATTACAAAAATTATTAGATAGCGACAAGAAAAACCGTGAAGAATTAGAAGTGTTACAAGAACGTTATGCAAGTATGCGTAAAGATTTATTAGCTCATAGTTTTTCATTTGGTGAAGCGTTAGAGTCATTAGAAAAACGGTTATCTTATTTAGAATTAGATTTTACAAAATTTAATACTTTAACAAATGAATGTGACCACTTAGAAGCTAAAGAAGTATTAGGCCGAATCGAAACTGAAATGCAAGATTTTGAACAAATTGTAGAAGAAGTGCCTAAATACTTAAAAGAAATCGAAGAAGAATATGAAGATCAAGTAGCCGACTTAAAAGAAGGCTATCAAAAAATGGTGGAAGAACATTATCAGTTCCCTAAAATTTCTATTCCAACTGAAATTCAAAAAATTGAAGAAATTATTGCTGTTGCAAGAGAACATATTAAGGCAACTGAATTAGGAGAAGCTCGTCAACAATTGGATAAAGTAGCACGAGAAATTGATCAATTATATTTAGTAATGGAAACTGAATATGAAGCAAAAGTATTCGTGAAGAGAAATCGTGCTCAAGTAGAAAGAAAATTAAATCAAGTATTACAAAGTAACCGTTATGTAAATGTTGAAGTAGATCGTGTATCTCAAAACTTTGTATTAGCGAATAATGAATTTAATCGTGTACAAGATTTTGCAAAACAATTAGAAAAAGAACAAGAGGCTGTTGCATACTATAGTAAAGCATTACAAAATCAACAAGTTCCTTATTCTATTGTGAAAGAACATTATGAAATTGTATTAAATACATTGAAAGAAATTGATGAAAATCAATTAGCATTAGTGAATACATTGACAGATTTAAGTCAACAAGAAAAGAGCATTCGTGATGGTTTAGATGTATTTGAATTAGATTTACGTAATATGAAACGTACAATTGAAAAATATCATTTACCAGGATTACCAAAAGAATATTTAGAATTATTCTTTGCAACAAGTTCTCGTATTGAACAATTATCTCAATTAATGAATCGTGTAAAATTAGATATGATTGAAATTACAGGATTAAATCAAACAATTGAAGATGATGTTGAAAAATTAGATATTATGACTGAAGAAATAGTGGATAATGCTCAATTAACAGAATATATGATTCAACAAGCGAATCGTTACCGTTTAGAACATCCTGAAATGGATATAGCTATTCAACAAGCTTTAGAACAATTCAATCATTTCTATCGCTATGCTGAATCATTAGAGATTATTGAAAAAGCATTGAATCAAGTGGATCCTGGTTCTGCACAACGTGTACGTGATAATTATCAATCAGAAAAAAATAATAATTTATTCTTCTAA
- a CDS encoding CvpA family protein, translated as MVTIGILLFLLLGIYTGARRGLALQLIHFVGYIISTFIAILGYRAFSKMIEMYVPFPSYIPGTHLAIFSEGQALGMDQSFYYLFSFIIIMVVNWAIVRLITTVIKEMKKLPILKQFNTLGGAILGFVFHYVAIFFVLYLVAMIPTDSVQKIFEGHTLANWIVTNTPLFSGIVKMWLFS; from the coding sequence ATGGTAACAATTGGCATTTTATTATTTTTATTATTAGGAATTTATACAGGTGCTAGAAGAGGATTAGCTTTACAATTAATTCATTTTGTTGGTTATATTATTTCTACTTTTATTGCTATATTGGGTTATCGTGCATTTTCTAAAATGATAGAAATGTATGTCCCTTTCCCATCTTATATTCCTGGAACGCATTTAGCGATTTTTTCTGAAGGTCAAGCATTAGGAATGGACCAATCATTTTATTACTTATTTTCATTTATTATCATTATGGTTGTGAACTGGGCAATCGTTCGTTTGATTACAACTGTGATTAAAGAAATGAAGAAATTACCAATTTTAAAGCAATTTAATACATTAGGAGGAGCGATTTTAGGATTTGTTTTCCACTATGTAGCCATTTTCTTTGTATTATATTTAGTAGCGATGATTCCTACAGATTCAGTACAAAAGATTTTTGAAGGACATACTCTAGCAAATTGGATTGTGACTAATACTCCATTATTCTCAGGAATTGTTAAAATGTGGTTATTTTCATAA
- a CDS encoding endonuclease MutS2 translates to MNQKIEDILEFHKIRHAVREFANTQKAKTMILQLPIETNAQKIRNKIEETRDAVTLLRLKQGIPIPKLADISVSIKRLEVEAGLNGRELSEILKVLQTTNQVATFFEKVKEEEITLDRLPQLVEKLECLPEISKQLQLSIREDGYVLDDASITLKGIRQGISRTEQEIKGQLNTYVTGKYAKYLTDSLITIRNDRYVVPVKAEYKSTFGGIVHDQSATGQTLFMEPQAIVNLNNKLRDYQLQEKKEVERILLELSEKLMPHTPSLTQNHYVLSRLDIANAKALYAKQIKANEPIIDEENHIAIWQARHPLISPKSVVANDIILGQEYQSIVITGPNTGGKTILLKTIGIIQLMAQMGLYIPALPDSRVGVFTKIFADIGDEQSIEQNLSTFSSHMSNIVSILHKIDEKSLVLMDEIGSGTDPQEGASLAIAILDYIGTKQSYVIATTHYPELKVYGYNRVGTINASMEFDSDTLQPTYRFLLGVPGRSNAFDISARLGLPKVVIEQARQFISVESQELNEMISDLERKRRIVDQEKSVIQQQLKESSQLLEALKLETENFKENKARLIEQAKEKANELVSQSQEDAEKILSDIRAMQLKSKETVVKEHELIEKKTALTDLKHEQALKKNKVLKREKAKKSLRPGQSVEVTSFGQRGTLVEKISEQEWVVQMGIIKMKLPVEDLISIEEEPSKPTQVIVKSHRSSHVSTELDLRGKRYEEAIKDLELFLDAALLAGYPRVTIIHGRGTGAIQQGVHKTLKKHRSVASYEFAPMNMGGNGATVVLFK, encoded by the coding sequence ATGAATCAAAAAATTGAAGATATTTTAGAATTTCATAAAATTCGTCATGCAGTAAGAGAATTTGCCAATACTCAAAAAGCAAAAACAATGATACTTCAATTACCAATTGAAACGAATGCTCAAAAAATTCGAAATAAAATTGAAGAAACAAGAGATGCAGTGACGCTGTTACGATTAAAACAAGGAATCCCTATTCCTAAATTGGCCGATATTAGTGTATCTATTAAACGATTAGAAGTAGAAGCAGGATTAAATGGAAGAGAATTAAGCGAAATTTTAAAAGTATTACAAACAACAAATCAAGTGGCTACATTCTTTGAAAAAGTGAAGGAAGAAGAGATTACATTAGATCGATTGCCACAATTAGTAGAAAAATTAGAATGTTTACCAGAAATTTCCAAACAATTACAGTTATCTATCCGTGAAGATGGGTATGTATTAGATGATGCCTCCATCACATTAAAAGGAATTCGACAAGGAATTTCCAGAACCGAACAAGAAATTAAAGGACAATTGAATACATATGTCACTGGAAAATATGCAAAATATTTAACAGACTCTTTAATTACAATTCGTAATGATCGATATGTTGTTCCTGTTAAAGCAGAATACAAATCAACTTTTGGAGGAATTGTTCATGACCAAAGTGCAACAGGGCAAACATTATTTATGGAACCACAAGCGATTGTAAACTTAAATAATAAATTACGAGATTATCAATTACAAGAGAAGAAAGAAGTCGAGCGTATTTTACTGGAATTATCAGAAAAATTAATGCCTCACACACCTTCACTAACACAAAATCACTATGTATTATCTCGTTTAGATATTGCAAATGCAAAAGCACTCTATGCCAAACAAATTAAAGCAAATGAGCCGATTATTGATGAAGAGAACCATATTGCCATTTGGCAAGCAAGACATCCGCTTATTTCACCAAAATCAGTAGTCGCTAATGATATTATTTTAGGGCAAGAATATCAATCCATTGTCATTACTGGACCGAATACGGGTGGTAAAACCATTCTTTTAAAAACGATTGGGATTATCCAATTAATGGCACAAATGGGATTATATATTCCAGCACTACCGGATAGTCGTGTAGGCGTCTTTACGAAAATTTTTGCAGATATTGGAGATGAACAATCGATTGAACAAAACTTGAGTACATTTTCATCCCATATGTCAAATATCGTTTCAATTTTACATAAAATTGATGAGAAAAGTTTAGTATTAATGGACGAAATTGGTTCAGGAACTGACCCGCAAGAAGGAGCTTCACTAGCCATTGCTATTTTAGATTATATTGGAACAAAACAAAGTTATGTGATTGCAACAACTCACTATCCTGAATTGAAAGTCTATGGATATAATCGAGTAGGAACGATTAATGCAAGTATGGAGTTTGATAGTGATACACTTCAACCAACGTATCGATTTCTATTAGGAGTTCCAGGACGAAGTAATGCCTTTGATATTTCGGCAAGACTAGGACTTCCAAAAGTTGTGATTGAACAAGCACGACAATTTATTTCTGTTGAAAGTCAAGAATTGAATGAAATGATTTCTGATCTAGAAAGAAAACGTCGCATTGTGGACCAAGAAAAATCTGTGATTCAACAGCAATTAAAAGAAAGTTCGCAATTATTAGAAGCATTAAAACTTGAAACAGAAAACTTCAAAGAAAATAAAGCTCGACTCATTGAACAAGCAAAAGAAAAAGCCAATGAATTAGTATCTCAAAGTCAAGAAGATGCAGAAAAAATTTTGTCAGATATTCGTGCAATGCAATTGAAGAGTAAGGAAACAGTTGTAAAAGAACACGAATTAATTGAGAAGAAAACAGCTTTAACAGATTTGAAACACGAACAAGCGTTAAAGAAAAATAAAGTACTAAAACGAGAAAAAGCTAAGAAATCATTGCGTCCTGGACAAAGTGTGGAAGTTACAAGTTTTGGACAAAGAGGAACATTAGTTGAAAAAATTTCCGAGCAAGAATGGGTTGTTCAAATGGGCATTATTAAGATGAAATTGCCTGTTGAAGATTTGATTAGTATTGAGGAAGAACCAAGTAAGCCAACTCAAGTTATTGTGAAGAGTCATCGTTCGAGTCATGTTTCAACGGAATTGGATTTACGTGGGAAACGTTATGAAGAAGCTATTAAGGATTTAGAATTATTCTTAGATGCAGCTTTATTAGCTGGATATCCTCGTGTGACGATTATTCATGGTCGTGGAACGGGTGCGATTCAACAAGGAGTTCATAAGACTCTAAAGAAACATCGTAGTGTGGCATCTTATGAATTTGCTCCAATGAATATGGGCGGAAACGGGGCTACTGTAGTTTTATTCAAATAG
- the zapA gene encoding cell division protein ZapA: MVTNERMKVVSQKKQRYRANIAGKTYTILGTKSHQHMHSVIKLLNEQWNELSEVAKECSNEEKAILLAINAVSVQLEKQEQLMRLEEENQQLKKNVPHQRGSKRQSIALERKEEFEKQFAEQEDLWRK, encoded by the coding sequence ATGGTAACGAATGAAAGGATGAAAGTTGTGTCTCAAAAGAAACAGCGTTATCGTGCAAATATTGCTGGAAAGACGTATACCATTTTAGGTACAAAATCTCATCAGCATATGCATAGCGTTATTAAATTATTAAATGAACAGTGGAATGAACTCAGTGAAGTTGCTAAAGAATGTTCTAATGAAGAAAAAGCCATTTTACTAGCGATTAATGCAGTGAGTGTACAATTAGAAAAACAAGAACAATTAATGAGGTTAGAAGAAGAAAATCAACAATTGAAGAAAAATGTTCCCCATCAAAGAGGAAGTAAACGTCAAAGTATTGCTCTAGAACGTAAGGAAGAATTTGAAAAACAATTTGCAGAACAAGAAGATTTATGGAGAAAGTAG
- a CDS encoding pseudouridine synthase — MRLDKFLSDSGVATRSQVKVILKQKRVRKNQEIVTNGKVQIDEKLDEIYLDDERVYYEKYLYYVMNKPKGVISATEDTKHATVLDLIGELAQKRGVFPVGRLDIDTHGFLLLTNNGSLSHAMLSPKKHVEKTYVAKIEGVMTGEDQVSFEKGITLDDGYECMPAHLEILSVDDSHPMSLVQIKIKEGKFHQVKRMVKACGKTVVDLQRISMGPLHLDESLKLGDFRRLNDSELEALKMFNVEL, encoded by the coding sequence GTGAGACTAGATAAGTTTTTATCAGATTCTGGAGTAGCAACACGTTCCCAAGTAAAAGTAATTTTAAAACAAAAGCGAGTTCGAAAAAATCAAGAAATTGTAACGAATGGTAAGGTACAAATTGATGAGAAACTAGATGAAATCTATTTAGATGATGAACGAGTGTATTATGAGAAATATTTGTACTATGTGATGAATAAGCCAAAAGGGGTTATATCAGCAACAGAGGATACGAAACATGCAACCGTGTTGGACTTAATTGGTGAATTAGCACAGAAACGTGGAGTTTTTCCGGTAGGACGACTCGATATTGATACGCATGGATTTCTATTATTAACGAATAATGGATCTTTGAGTCATGCGATGTTATCCCCTAAAAAACATGTTGAAAAAACCTATGTTGCTAAAATCGAGGGGGTCATGACAGGTGAAGATCAAGTATCTTTTGAAAAGGGAATTACATTGGATGATGGTTATGAATGTATGCCGGCTCATTTAGAGATTCTTTCCGTGGATGATAGTCATCCAATGTCACTGGTCCAAATTAAGATAAAAGAAGGTAAATTTCATCAAGTGAAACGTATGGTGAAAGCATGCGGTAAAACGGTAGTAGATTTACAACGAATCAGTATGGGGCCATTACACTTAGATGAATCCTTAAAACTTGGAGATTTTCGTCGTTTAAATGATTCAGAATTAGAAGCCTTAAAAATGTTTAATGTAGAATTATAA
- a CDS encoding DUF6275 family protein produces the protein MLDKARRLASEEFTRLSGREIKAKDCYVVWFSKVLQNWKVLVGTNEISSDEPCGDYAEITHNGDKNETYVDVYSKVSNKVFK, from the coding sequence ATGTTGGATAAAGCTAGACGATTAGCGTCTGAAGAGTTTACTCGATTGTCAGGACGTGAAATCAAAGCAAAAGATTGCTATGTAGTGTGGTTTAGCAAAGTTCTTCAGAATTGGAAAGTGTTAGTAGGAACGAACGAAATTTCTTCTGACGAACCATGCGGAGATTACGCTGAAATTACTCATAATGGCGATAAAAACGAAACTTATGTTGATGTCTATTCAAAAGTTTCAAATAAAGTTTTTAAATAA
- a CDS encoding phage scaffolding protein, with protein sequence MNRKFLEKIGLSEEQIAQIMAEHGKSTQELQNMLSTAEGNATSLQKLLDERDNDLKVLKKETEGNAELLQKYNDLDKKYKTQKEEYELEMADMKLNYAISMQISSKVHDTSIVNGLLDKSKLFLDENGWTYRDTDGTPTNQWKEINGRGINLTRKATF encoded by the coding sequence ATGAATAGAAAATTTTTGGAAAAGATAGGGTTATCTGAAGAACAGATTGCTCAAATCATGGCAGAACACGGCAAGTCTACTCAAGAGTTGCAAAATATGTTATCTACTGCGGAGGGTAACGCAACTAGTCTGCAGAAATTATTGGACGAACGTGACAATGATTTGAAGGTACTCAAAAAAGAAACTGAAGGTAATGCTGAACTATTGCAAAAATACAATGATTTGGATAAGAAGTACAAAACGCAAAAAGAAGAATATGAACTAGAAATGGCAGATATGAAATTAAACTACGCTATTTCAATGCAAATTAGTAGCAAAGTTCATGATACTTCAATTGTGAATGGCTTATTAGACAAATCAAAACTGTTTTTAGATGAAAATGGATGGACTTATCGTGATACAGATGGTACTCCTACTAATCAATGGAAAGAAATCAATGGGCGTGGTATAAATTTAACTCGGAAGGCTACATTTTAA
- the trxA gene encoding thioredoxin, whose translation MVQSLNDSNFVEKTNEGVVLVDFWAPWCGPCRMQAPVIDVLDEELGDKVTFAKVDVDESPNTARQFGVMSIPTLIVKKDGEVVNKVIGYHSKEQLEELLEQYL comes from the coding sequence ATGGTACAATCATTAAATGATAGCAATTTTGTAGAAAAAACAAATGAAGGAGTTGTGTTAGTAGACTTTTGGGCACCTTGGTGTGGACCATGTCGTATGCAAGCTCCAGTTATCGATGTATTAGACGAAGAATTGGGAGATAAAGTAACTTTTGCAAAAGTAGATGTTGATGAAAGTCCTAATACTGCTCGTCAATTTGGAGTAATGAGTATTCCAACTTTAATTGTTAAGAAAGATGGAGAAGTCGTAAATAAAGTTATTGGCTACCATTCTAAAGAACAATTAGAAGAATTGTTAGAACAATATTTATAG
- a CDS encoding putative polysaccharide biosynthesis protein: MIRNSKKSIGLSDKIRMQRDSKEILLEGSSWLTIGSMVSRLLGALYIIPWGAMFATQRDDANFLYFIAYNIYALVLQISTAGIPVAISKIVADNQSRKDYETSWNIFKGGMLFMTATGIVSAIVMFVTAPYFAKGGSAQEIQDSIMVIRSLVPAVVIIPPLSLLRGYYQGYSDMAPSAKSQLWEQIVRIIYMLLLTFIVMKLFGGSYAVAVAHSTFAAFVGAVVAFIYLGYKMWKDIPGMKQLMSEGRPARNMSFGRIVFEVIREALPFVIVTSSIQLISILDQETFQPLAMTFTHLNFEQSKELLTIFGFNANKIIMIILSLAISISTAALPLLASHYSVKNHVEVKNVIEENIGLYSFIMIPASVGMAVVAEPIYNVFYSPSKDGTYLLMISCVLCIFMGAFTVFTSIQQSMQQHMVAIKALVIALVVKMLWQPMMIYFFEGAGPLWATSLGFILATIYMGYHLYYQTLFNLKKVAIQLAKVVGISLVMMIVSSLTLVGLKQIINIDGKLMAMISVVIVGFVGAIAYAVMSLYTRLADELLGQRMVAIRRKLKMKE, translated from the coding sequence ATGATACGGAACAGTAAAAAATCAATTGGATTAAGTGATAAAATCCGTATGCAAAGAGATTCAAAAGAAATACTATTAGAAGGTTCTTCCTGGCTAACAATAGGTAGTATGGTTTCCAGATTATTAGGAGCATTATACATCATTCCATGGGGAGCAATGTTTGCTACTCAACGAGATGATGCCAACTTTTTATATTTCATTGCATACAATATTTATGCATTAGTATTACAAATTTCAACGGCTGGAATTCCAGTAGCCATTTCAAAAATTGTGGCGGATAATCAATCAAGAAAAGATTACGAGACAAGTTGGAATATTTTCAAAGGCGGAATGTTATTTATGACCGCAACAGGGATTGTCAGTGCAATTGTCATGTTTGTAACAGCTCCTTATTTTGCAAAAGGTGGTTCCGCTCAAGAAATTCAAGATAGTATCATGGTCATTCGTTCGCTTGTTCCAGCAGTGGTAATTATTCCACCATTAAGTTTATTAAGAGGGTATTATCAAGGGTATAGTGATATGGCACCTTCTGCTAAATCTCAATTATGGGAACAAATTGTGCGTATTATTTATATGTTACTCTTAACGTTCATCGTTATGAAGTTATTCGGTGGTAGTTATGCAGTTGCAGTAGCGCATTCAACGTTTGCTGCATTTGTGGGGGCAGTTGTCGCATTTATCTATTTAGGGTATAAAATGTGGAAAGATATTCCTGGCATGAAGCAATTAATGAGTGAAGGGCGTCCTGCTCGTAATATGAGTTTTGGTCGTATTGTATTTGAAGTGATTCGTGAAGCATTACCATTTGTCATTGTGACTTCAAGCATACAGTTAATTAGTATTTTAGATCAAGAAACTTTCCAACCACTAGCGATGACATTTACTCATTTGAATTTTGAACAAAGTAAAGAATTATTAACGATTTTTGGATTTAATGCCAATAAAATTATTATGATTATTTTATCTCTTGCCATTAGTATTTCAACAGCGGCATTACCATTATTAGCTTCTCATTATTCCGTGAAAAATCATGTAGAAGTGAAAAATGTGATCGAGGAAAATATTGGTTTATATTCCTTTATTATGATTCCAGCTTCTGTTGGGATGGCAGTTGTAGCAGAGCCAATTTACAATGTGTTTTATTCTCCAAGTAAAGATGGAACGTATTTATTAATGATTTCCTGTGTATTATGTATTTTTATGGGAGCTTTTACAGTCTTTACTTCGATTCAACAATCCATGCAGCAACATATGGTTGCGATTAAAGCTTTAGTGATTGCTTTAGTAGTAAAAATGTTATGGCAACCGATGATGATTTATTTCTTTGAAGGTGCAGGGCCATTATGGGCGACAAGTCTTGGGTTTATTTTAGCAACTATTTATATGGGGTATCATTTATATTATCAGACCTTATTTAATCTTAAAAAAGTCGCTATTCAATTAGCTAAAGTAGTGGGAATTTCATTGGTTATGATGATTGTCAGTTCCTTAACTTTGGTAGGATTAAAACAAATCATTAACATTGATGGAAAATTAATGGCGATGATTTCTGTTGTGATTGTTGGTTTTGTTGGAGCGATTGCTTATGCAGTGATGAGCTTGTATACAAGATTAGCAGACGAATTATTAGGGCAAAGAATGGTTGCGATTCGTAGAAAACTAAAAATGAAGGAGTAA
- a CDS encoding helix-turn-helix domain-containing protein — MKSIITEEIKLRQRAVEYAIKHDNNAKAARKYHTTRQQIARWRSRYDGTAQSLLPKSRRPLHHPNEHKKEELELIRKMYKRYNRDGLAEVYVQCQRRRYTRSYGAMKKMIKKLQLTEKKEKKNVSYDPEVTTKKTIFEQKLEEKGIKHIKTRPYSP, encoded by the coding sequence ATGAAATCTATTATAACAGAAGAAATCAAATTAAGACAGCGTGCAGTAGAATATGCCATAAAACATGATAATAACGCTAAAGCAGCAAGAAAATACCATACAACTAGACAACAAATTGCTCGATGGAGAAGTCGATATGATGGCACTGCACAATCATTGCTTCCAAAGAGTCGAAGACCTTTACATCATCCGAATGAACATAAAAAAGAAGAATTAGAACTGATACGTAAAATGTACAAACGTTATAACAGAGATGGATTAGCAGAGGTTTATGTACAATGTCAAAGAAGAAGGTACACACGTTCATATGGAGCTATGAAAAAAATGATTAAAAAACTTCAATTAACTGAAAAGAAAGAAAAAAAGAACGTATCCTATGACCCAGAAGTGACAACTAAAAAAACGATTTTCGAACAAAAATTAGAAGAAAAAGGCATCAAACATATAAAAACTAGACCATACTCACCATGA